One segment of Actinomyces sp. 432 DNA contains the following:
- a CDS encoding ABC transporter permease, producing the protein MMLLVWAAVLTVLFVGMLWLAASVGADYEEFAPLLYDVVLCFVLGIGLIVAPTLSATSVNGDRTDATLALLQATALRSWEIAVGKLLAAWLAAMAFLAVALPFLLVLTLMGGATWMALLGHLLLLVVTLGSVCGIGLGFSAATARPSASAVLTYLVVAALVIGTPLTMVIGLSGARQQQEMIEYSIDYDASTDDQLVCEAEPHTYHNTVTHTEWVWWLLVPNPFVALGDVSARAPLEQPSREYSSENILEGLGQEVDWMRDPQPSRVIDNPCAEPADDTDSTAGASNYDYFRDHYSVGHVPFWPASALLLLALGAIGVAAAAKRLRTPAGPLPRGIRLA; encoded by the coding sequence ATGATGCTGCTGGTGTGGGCGGCGGTGCTGACGGTGCTGTTCGTAGGCATGCTGTGGCTGGCCGCCTCCGTGGGTGCCGATTACGAGGAGTTCGCACCGCTGCTGTATGACGTGGTGCTGTGCTTCGTGCTCGGGATCGGGCTGATCGTGGCGCCGACGCTGTCGGCCACCTCCGTCAACGGGGACCGCACCGATGCGACCCTGGCGCTGTTGCAGGCGACGGCGCTGCGTTCCTGGGAGATCGCCGTCGGCAAGCTCCTGGCGGCGTGGTTGGCGGCCATGGCCTTCCTGGCGGTAGCACTGCCCTTCCTACTGGTGCTGACGCTGATGGGTGGGGCGACCTGGATGGCGCTGCTGGGGCACCTGTTGCTACTGGTGGTGACGCTGGGCTCGGTGTGCGGGATCGGCCTGGGGTTCTCCGCGGCCACGGCCCGCCCCTCCGCCTCCGCGGTGCTGACCTACCTGGTGGTGGCGGCCCTGGTGATCGGGACGCCGCTGACCATGGTCATCGGGCTTTCCGGCGCGCGGCAGCAGCAGGAGATGATCGAGTACTCCATCGACTACGACGCCTCCACCGACGACCAGCTCGTGTGTGAGGCAGAGCCCCACACCTACCACAACACGGTCACCCACACCGAGTGGGTCTGGTGGCTGCTCGTGCCCAACCCGTTCGTGGCCCTGGGGGATGTTTCCGCGCGCGCCCCGCTGGAGCAGCCCTCACGTGAGTACAGCTCCGAGAACATACTGGAGGGACTCGGCCAGGAGGTGGACTGGATGCGAGACCCGCAGCCCTCACGAGTCATCGACAATCCCTGCGCCGAGCCGGCCGACGACACCGACTCCACCGCCGGGGCCTCGAACTACGACTATTTCCGCGACCACTACTCGGTGGGCCACGTGCCGTTCTGGCCGGCCAGCGCCCTACTGCTGTTGGCACTGGGCGCCATTGGTGTCGCGGCCGCAGCCAAGCGGCTGCGCACCCCGGCGGGTCCGCTCCCCCGCGGCATCCGCCTGGCGTGA
- a CDS encoding DUF6301 family protein, giving the protein MTEMKILPVERAVEWIRAWAELDWPITWETAYATRDKLGWTPNPQDPELFTTELTVNEDGGTSAH; this is encoded by the coding sequence ATGACCGAGATGAAGATACTTCCCGTCGAGCGTGCCGTCGAGTGGATTCGCGCCTGGGCCGAGCTCGACTGGCCCATCACCTGGGAGACCGCCTACGCCACCCGCGACAAACTCGGCTGGACACCCAACCCACAAGACCCCGAACTGTTCACCACAGAACTCACCGTCAACGAAGACGGGGGTACCTCAGCACACTAG
- a CDS encoding NtaA/DmoA family FMN-dependent monooxygenase (This protein belongs to a clade of FMN-dependent monooxygenases, within a broader family of flavin-dependent oxidoreductases, the luciferase-like monooxygenase (LMM) family, some of whose members use coenzyme F420 rather than FMN.) yields the protein MTTNPAKRQMTLGMHLGTGYGSQANAWRAPGVNPSAYADIEAQVRYARAAERGTLDFLFLPDNLAITPSMGGGIPQATMDPVVTIAALARATSRIGFVATGTTTFNEPYNIARQYKALDVITHGRFGWNAVTTADPAAAANFGQTIAERPVRYGRAHEVIQTVQALWGSWGEDAWTRDKATGRFVDMDRVRPVNLRGEHVASQGPLPIPPSEQGQPVIFSAGGGEYGLTIAGRYASGVIGAAFTIEDARAQRDAVRRAARQYGRNPEEVKFFAGLMPLIGATVEDALARRRQLDEVSAPQRVPYLGAMLGLALEPEQIDRPLTAGELADARPSGFDPRSQHALSVAREGWTIRDILAHGIIDYHPTPVGPPSVVADHMQEWFEAGACDGFWISPDVNQDGIDTFVDEVVPILRERGLFHDGYRGTTLREHLGVPPQYGLDPRVMRDAQ from the coding sequence ATGACCACCAATCCCGCCAAACGACAGATGACCCTGGGCATGCATCTGGGGACCGGCTACGGCTCGCAGGCCAACGCCTGGCGCGCCCCCGGCGTGAACCCCTCCGCCTATGCCGACATTGAGGCCCAGGTCCGCTACGCCCGCGCTGCGGAGCGCGGCACCCTCGACTTCCTCTTCCTGCCTGACAACCTCGCGATCACTCCCTCCATGGGGGGTGGGATCCCGCAGGCCACCATGGACCCGGTAGTTACTATCGCCGCCCTGGCCCGCGCGACCTCCCGGATCGGATTCGTGGCCACCGGCACCACGACCTTTAACGAGCCCTACAACATCGCCCGCCAGTACAAGGCCCTAGACGTGATCACTCACGGCCGCTTCGGCTGGAACGCGGTTACTACTGCGGACCCGGCTGCCGCCGCGAACTTCGGCCAGACCATCGCCGAGCGCCCGGTCCGCTATGGCCGCGCGCACGAGGTGATCCAGACCGTGCAGGCCCTGTGGGGCAGCTGGGGCGAGGACGCCTGGACCCGGGACAAGGCCACCGGCCGCTTCGTTGACATGGACCGGGTACGCCCGGTGAACCTGCGCGGGGAACACGTCGCCTCCCAGGGGCCCCTGCCGATCCCGCCGTCCGAGCAGGGGCAGCCGGTCATCTTCTCCGCCGGGGGCGGGGAGTACGGCCTGACCATTGCCGGACGCTACGCCAGCGGCGTCATCGGTGCGGCCTTCACCATTGAGGACGCCCGCGCCCAGCGCGACGCCGTACGCCGGGCCGCCCGCCAGTACGGCCGCAACCCGGAGGAGGTCAAGTTCTTCGCCGGGCTCATGCCCCTCATTGGCGCCACGGTCGAGGATGCTCTGGCCCGCAGACGCCAGCTGGATGAGGTCAGCGCCCCCCAGCGGGTCCCCTATCTGGGAGCCATGCTGGGACTGGCCCTGGAGCCCGAGCAGATCGACCGGCCCTTGACGGCCGGAGAGCTGGCCGACGCCCGACCCAGCGGTTTCGATCCCCGCTCCCAGCACGCGCTGAGCGTCGCCCGGGAGGGCTGGACGATTCGGGACATCCTGGCACACGGCATCATCGACTACCACCCCACTCCCGTGGGCCCGCCCTCCGTCGTGGCCGACCACATGCAAGAGTGGTTCGAGGCCGGCGCATGCGACGGCTTCTGGATCTCTCCCGACGTAAACCAGGACGGGATCGACACCTTTGTTGACGAGGTGGTTCCGATCCTGCGCGAACGCGGGCTGTTCCACGACGGCTACCGGGGCACCACCCTGCGCGAGCACCTCGGAGTGCCGCCGCAGTACGGTCTGGATCCGCGGGTCATGCGGGACGCGCAGTAG
- a CDS encoding DUF6301 family protein encodes MDTQPTRPRTVHHRTHRQRRRGYLSTLDDACSGLSIPLCSRNLSAEPNTPWTTSLWQAYDAIANALTQLYGTGKQTGDRSDVLQTDWILNNQVTVSLVASDKSMSVMLDSPEVTAIDQWDSYYVEKYGEDYVDD; translated from the coding sequence CTGGACACCCAACCCACAAGACCCCGAACTGTTCACCACAGAACTCACCGTCAACGAAGACGGGGGTACCTCAGCACACTAGACGACGCTTGCAGCGGCCTCTCGATCCCGCTCTGCTCTCGTAACCTATCAGCCGAGCCGAACACTCCTTGGACGACTTCCCTGTGGCAGGCATACGATGCCATCGCTAACGCACTCACGCAGCTATACGGCACCGGCAAGCAGACCGGCGACCGAAGCGACGTTCTTCAAACCGACTGGATACTCAACAACCAAGTCACCGTAAGCCTAGTAGCCTCGGACAAGTCCATGAGCGTCATGCTGGACTCACCCGAAGTCACCGCGATTGATCAATGGGATTCATACTACGTTGAGAAGTACGGCGAGGACTATGTCGACGACTGA
- a CDS encoding aspartate-semialdehyde dehydrogenase has translation MSNPSNQDSQAPQEDAGKYVGPAGGYVGPADGVSVAVVGATGQVGRVMLSMLAQRDFPARSLRLFSSARSAGSVVEFRGARIEVEDVATADLAGIDVAIFSAGATASREYAPRFVAAGAVVVDNSSAWRRDPDVPLVVAEVNPEALDDRPKGIIANPNCTTMAIMPALKVLHEEAGLTRLVASTYQAVSGSGRAGVAELAGQVRAVVEQGQDIEGLALDGRAVSFSEPKVYVDTVAFNAVAWAGSDAGDGSGETDEEQKLRNESRKILGIPDLRVSGTCVRIPVFSGHGVSVSAEFERPLSPERAIELLRAAPGVTYDDVPSPLKSAGRDGTFVGRVRADQAWDDGHGIALFAVGDNLRKGAALNAVQLAELVAANLHRGR, from the coding sequence ATGAGCAACCCCAGCAACCAGGACAGCCAGGCCCCGCAGGAGGACGCGGGGAAGTACGTGGGTCCCGCGGGCGGGTACGTGGGCCCGGCCGACGGCGTGAGCGTCGCCGTCGTCGGCGCCACCGGGCAGGTAGGCCGCGTCATGCTGAGCATGCTCGCCCAGCGTGATTTCCCCGCCCGCAGCCTGCGCCTGTTCTCATCGGCGCGTTCCGCCGGGAGCGTCGTGGAGTTCCGCGGCGCCCGCATCGAAGTGGAGGACGTGGCTACCGCGGACCTGGCCGGCATCGACGTGGCCATCTTCTCCGCCGGCGCTACCGCCTCGCGTGAGTACGCGCCCCGGTTTGTCGCGGCCGGCGCCGTCGTGGTGGACAACTCCTCCGCCTGGCGCCGCGATCCCGACGTGCCGCTGGTGGTTGCCGAGGTCAATCCCGAGGCGCTGGACGACCGCCCCAAGGGCATCATCGCCAACCCCAACTGCACCACCATGGCGATCATGCCGGCCCTGAAGGTACTGCACGAGGAGGCCGGGCTCACGCGCCTGGTCGCCTCCACCTACCAGGCGGTCTCCGGCTCCGGGCGCGCCGGGGTGGCCGAGCTGGCCGGGCAGGTGCGCGCCGTCGTCGAGCAGGGGCAGGACATCGAGGGCCTCGCCCTGGACGGGCGGGCCGTCAGCTTCTCCGAGCCGAAGGTGTACGTGGACACCGTCGCCTTCAACGCCGTCGCCTGGGCCGGCAGCGACGCCGGCGACGGCTCCGGGGAGACCGACGAGGAGCAGAAGCTGCGCAACGAGTCCCGCAAGATCCTGGGGATCCCGGACCTGCGCGTGTCTGGCACCTGCGTGCGCATCCCCGTGTTCTCCGGCCACGGGGTGAGCGTGAGCGCCGAGTTCGAGCGTCCCCTCAGCCCCGAGCGGGCCATCGAGCTGCTGCGCGCCGCCCCCGGCGTCACCTACGACGACGTGCCCAGCCCGCTGAAGTCCGCCGGCCGCGACGGCACCTTCGTGGGTCGGGTGCGCGCCGACCAGGCCTGGGACGACGGCCACGGCATCGCCCTGTTCGCGGTGGGTGACAACCTGCGTAAGGGTGCCGCCCTCAACGCCGTCCAACTGGCCGAGCTGGTCGCCGCCAACCTGCACCGAGGTCGGTAG
- a CDS encoding DUF6301 family protein produces the protein MSTTDPGTAAGDTTASIDPNHHGDAPSHGMRILPVERAVEWIRAWAELDWPITWETAYATRDKLGWTPAPDDGRFFTTELSTNGQEDGSISQLDGDVSGLTIPLTSLVPKTQRDQTTAPTTWAAYNAYVEQVTQIYGQGTHETGRLGSEQTKWTLPNGAGLNVIASPGLIEAKVKSPSLTKINAQELYYVEKYGEDYVDD, from the coding sequence ATGTCGACGACTGACCCCGGCACCGCAGCCGGCGACACCACCGCCAGCATCGACCCGAACCACCACGGGGATGCCCCTTCGCACGGCATGCGCATCCTCCCGGTCGAGCGCGCCGTCGAGTGGATTCGCGCTTGGGCCGAACTCGACTGGCCCATCACCTGGGAGACCGCCTACGCCACCCGCGACAAACTCGGCTGGACACCCGCCCCCGACGACGGACGCTTCTTCACCACAGAACTCTCCACCAACGGACAAGAAGACGGATCAATATCGCAACTAGATGGAGATGTCAGCGGACTAACCATCCCGTTAACTTCCCTAGTTCCCAAAACACAAAGAGACCAGACAACTGCGCCGACCACATGGGCTGCATATAACGCATATGTTGAACAGGTCACCCAGATCTACGGTCAAGGCACACACGAAACAGGCCGTCTAGGGTCAGAGCAAACCAAGTGGACACTACCAAACGGAGCAGGTTTAAACGTTATCGCTTCACCAGGCCTGATTGAAGCTAAAGTCAAGTCGCCGTCGCTCACTAAAATCAATGCGCAGGAACTGTACTACGTTGAGAAGTACGGCGAGGACTATGTCGACGACTGA
- a CDS encoding AAA family ATPase yields the protein MGANVTIESPGDRESCGPVPGGGRRIRAQAFPVFIPAHEILSVAHGLRSLFATYEVPFDETWNDLATLLYRPRLKDRSDTEIEDVIGGIVGGRFEVRDKRFVLRPDAEGDSGAQLEAPLVSEGHRKLGMIQVLLANGVLKDQGYLFWDEPEANLNPASIRLLAPLIADLARRGVQVFLATHSLFLLREL from the coding sequence ATGGGCGCTAATGTAACAATTGAATCGCCGGGCGACCGGGAAAGTTGCGGGCCGGTTCCCGGCGGCGGTCGGCGGATTCGTGCTCAGGCCTTTCCCGTCTTCATACCGGCACATGAGATCCTCTCGGTCGCCCACGGTCTGCGCTCGCTCTTCGCCACCTACGAGGTCCCCTTCGATGAGACCTGGAACGACCTGGCGACGCTGCTCTACCGCCCCCGGCTCAAGGACCGCTCCGACACGGAGATCGAGGACGTCATCGGCGGCATCGTCGGCGGACGCTTCGAGGTGAGGGACAAGCGCTTCGTTCTTCGTCCCGACGCCGAGGGTGATTCAGGTGCTCAGCTTGAGGCGCCGCTGGTCTCCGAGGGGCACCGCAAGCTTGGCATGATCCAGGTGCTCCTCGCTAACGGGGTCCTCAAGGATCAGGGGTACCTGTTCTGGGACGAGCCCGAGGCCAACCTCAACCCGGCCTCCATTCGGCTCCTCGCCCCGCTCATCGCCGACCTCGCCCGCCGCGGAGTCCAGGTCTTCCTCGCCACCCACAGTCTCTTCCTCCTGCGCGAACTCTAG
- a CDS encoding restriction endonuclease fold toxin-2 domain-containing protein, which yields MSTLDVPAEWWERALAGWRGWWARHAGFARGLVRVQQVVSTVALVLGVVALVVVPRLAIGLVPALFMTGCLLVVGLLARTRTLGLRPLLLLMGISAPWSLLIAHATLVIGEAIGLSTADDGARIALAAFVEEPGKLLPLLALALLAPGRVRRLAAVDWALLGFATGAGFTIAEDGARRLVPPGLIAELLGEDRLQYSLNPWTAGRFLIHGGSWAENLLELDTPVEVVATGHQVPTMGVAMGIALGLALWRTAKPWWRAVAWLPPVVMLTMAIVDHACYNATVGWTGWADQDTAIPTWIRLAWHVRGQGRTQIAVSVVLFIACMLVDARRRHRAGVFGDVVIEAPKAPALPMTGVPLALRAPVQAVVWLAAYTWSDLAIIAAAYGDRTLSRRARMAEGRAMGVQVRGVRQDAMTVTTPGTEPAARNAFRLVALTVGAVMLAVCLWYGTALAQDIGSWLQQPDWPYFFAGLLDGLAQWWDSLGVLGQILVTALAVLLLAWAGLSVAAALGAVGVGTWVLSHGRGIATFLQDPAAATRSYAANATWEQLLLDGADFALTFIPGSALGLGTRKAARTAAESVAVSRAARREIAGLTEVNNLFAQRDAAKAVRVWTEQQVTDWVSGLHTVVRRPYNSAIQYQHRVLGTNVEHVIPTGVPGETIVADAVTKEGNIAVAWEAKYTEGGANSLYEGGRPDFLYKKLDDEIKRYGRVISNPDNPVRGLTIITNTEKAAEFLSSRIRSILGEDFPLTIKVAP from the coding sequence TTGTCGACGCTGGATGTGCCGGCGGAGTGGTGGGAGCGGGCGCTGGCTGGCTGGCGGGGCTGGTGGGCGCGTCATGCGGGTTTCGCGCGTGGGTTGGTGCGCGTGCAGCAGGTGGTCTCCACCGTGGCGCTGGTGCTGGGTGTGGTGGCGCTAGTGGTGGTGCCGCGCCTGGCGATCGGGCTGGTGCCCGCGCTGTTCATGACCGGCTGCCTGCTGGTGGTGGGACTGCTGGCGCGCACCCGCACCCTGGGGCTGCGCCCGCTGCTGCTGCTGATGGGCATCAGCGCGCCCTGGTCACTACTGATCGCCCACGCCACCCTAGTGATTGGTGAGGCGATTGGGCTCTCCACGGCCGATGACGGCGCCCGCATCGCGCTGGCCGCTTTCGTTGAGGAGCCAGGCAAGCTGCTGCCGCTGCTCGCCCTGGCGCTATTGGCGCCGGGCCGGGTCAGGCGTCTGGCGGCGGTGGACTGGGCGCTGCTGGGCTTCGCTACCGGGGCGGGATTCACCATCGCCGAGGACGGTGCCCGCCGCCTGGTGCCCCCGGGCCTGATCGCCGAGCTGCTGGGAGAGGACCGGCTCCAGTACTCGCTGAACCCGTGGACGGCGGGCCGGTTCCTGATACATGGGGGCAGTTGGGCCGAGAACCTGCTGGAGCTGGACACTCCGGTGGAGGTAGTAGCCACAGGGCATCAGGTCCCCACCATGGGGGTTGCCATGGGTATCGCCCTGGGCCTGGCCCTGTGGCGCACCGCGAAACCCTGGTGGCGCGCCGTCGCGTGGCTGCCGCCGGTGGTGATGCTCACGATGGCGATCGTGGATCATGCCTGTTACAACGCCACCGTCGGCTGGACCGGCTGGGCCGACCAGGACACCGCCATCCCCACCTGGATACGCCTGGCCTGGCACGTGCGCGGGCAGGGACGCACCCAGATCGCCGTCTCCGTGGTCCTGTTCATCGCCTGCATGCTGGTCGACGCCCGCCGCCGCCACCGCGCGGGCGTGTTCGGCGACGTCGTCATCGAGGCCCCCAAGGCGCCCGCCCTGCCCATGACCGGTGTCCCCTTAGCCCTGCGGGCACCGGTGCAGGCCGTGGTGTGGCTGGCCGCCTACACCTGGTCGGACCTGGCGATCATCGCCGCCGCGTACGGCGACCGAACACTGAGCCGTAGGGCGCGCATGGCCGAGGGCCGGGCCATGGGCGTACAGGTGCGCGGGGTGCGCCAGGACGCCATGACCGTGACCACCCCCGGCACCGAGCCGGCCGCTCGTAACGCCTTCCGCCTGGTCGCACTCACGGTCGGAGCGGTGATGCTGGCGGTCTGTCTGTGGTACGGCACCGCTCTCGCCCAGGACATCGGCTCCTGGCTCCAACAGCCCGACTGGCCCTACTTCTTCGCCGGCCTGCTGGACGGGCTCGCACAGTGGTGGGACTCCCTGGGCGTGCTCGGCCAGATCCTGGTCACCGCCCTCGCGGTACTCCTGCTTGCGTGGGCGGGCCTGTCCGTGGCCGCGGCGCTCGGGGCCGTCGGCGTGGGCACCTGGGTGCTCAGCCATGGGCGCGGCATCGCCACCTTCCTCCAAGACCCCGCCGCCGCCACCCGCTCCTACGCAGCCAACGCCACCTGGGAGCAGCTCCTACTGGACGGCGCCGACTTCGCCCTGACCTTCATACCCGGCTCCGCCCTCGGGCTCGGCACCCGCAAAGCCGCCCGCACTGCAGCCGAGAGCGTCGCGGTCTCACGCGCCGCACGCCGGGAGATCGCCGGCCTGACCGAGGTCAACAACCTCTTCGCCCAGCGCGACGCCGCCAAAGCGGTCCGCGTCTGGACCGAGCAACAAGTAACCGATTGGGTCAGCGGGCTGCATACCGTCGTGCGCAGGCCTTACAACAGCGCCATCCAGTACCAGCATCGAGTCCTAGGCACCAACGTCGAACACGTCATACCCACTGGTGTCCCTGGCGAGACCATCGTCGCCGACGCCGTCACCAAAGAAGGAAACATAGCCGTGGCCTGGGAAGCCAAATACACAGAGGGCGGAGCGAACTCTCTATACGAAGGAGGCAGACCCGACTTCCTATACAAGAAACTTGACGACGAGATCAAGCGGTACGGACGGGTTATAAGCAACCCTGACAATCCAGTCCGAGGGCTCACTATCATCACCAACACAGAGAAAGCCGCCGAGTTCCTCTCCAGCCGCATCCGTAGTATCCTTGGAGAGGACTTTCCGCTGACCATCAAAGTTGCACCTTGA
- the recR gene encoding recombination mediator RecR: MPAAYEGALQDLVDQFGELPGIGPKSAQRLAFHILSADTDTVERLVEALRAVKSRVRFCVTCGNVAESEQCTVCRDPRRDRSVICVVEEPKDVVAIERTREYRGLYHVLGGAIDPINGVGPDDLRIRELFTRVGDGAVEEVIIATDPDVVGEATAAYLTRMLRTMAVPVSRLASGLPVGSDLEYADEVTLGRAFEGRRRVDADG, translated from the coding sequence TTGCCCGCTGCGTATGAGGGTGCGCTTCAGGACCTTGTTGACCAGTTCGGCGAGCTGCCCGGTATCGGCCCCAAGTCCGCCCAGCGGCTAGCCTTCCACATCCTGTCGGCGGACACTGACACCGTTGAGCGTCTGGTGGAGGCGCTGCGCGCTGTGAAGTCCCGGGTGCGGTTCTGCGTCACCTGCGGAAACGTTGCCGAGTCCGAGCAGTGCACCGTATGCCGCGATCCGCGCCGTGATCGCAGCGTCATCTGCGTGGTGGAGGAGCCCAAGGACGTCGTCGCCATTGAGCGGACTCGCGAGTACCGGGGCCTGTACCACGTGCTCGGCGGCGCCATCGACCCGATCAACGGGGTTGGCCCGGACGACCTGCGTATTCGTGAGCTGTTCACCCGGGTGGGGGACGGAGCCGTGGAGGAGGTCATCATCGCCACCGACCCTGACGTGGTCGGTGAGGCGACCGCCGCCTACCTGACGCGCATGCTGCGCACCATGGCCGTGCCCGTATCGCGGCTCGCCTCCGGCCTGCCGGTGGGCAGCGACCTGGAGTACGCCGATGAGGTCACCCTCGGGCGCGCCTTCGAGGGGCGGCGGCGTGTTGACGCGGATGGGTGA